The segment TTACTTCGTTTACTCAGTTCTAAAGACCGTCTAACTTATTCTGTACTCTCCGATTGATGCAGATGAGCATCGGTAGGAAATGGAAGGAGATCATCGACGTTACCGACAAGATTTCCTTCAGCTTTCATGTAAACATCAGTTTTATGATTATcaacatttttctcttctgttCGTTCCATTTCATAGATTACATCTCTATTTGTTTTGGTTGGTTGCAGGAGGATCTGAGAAGGGAAAAGTCGGCGAAATCGTCTCGGTACAGTGTCTGATCATTAACTCGATCATGTCGAGCTGCTAAATTTTGAGGCAAGGTATTCTTTTTGCTTTGGTTATGGGAGtgtgtaattttgaaaaatgaagcatttccTGTGAGTACTAAAAGAGTGAGTGTTTTGAGTACATAGATGATATTACAGCTGATGAACTGAATGGAATAGAAAACAGGAGAAGGgcataagaagaagaagaagaagaagaagatctcAGGCAAGGAATCCAAGTCTTTCTCCATTCTTCTTGGCCAGCCTGATTAGCCCTTGTCTTTGTTTTCCATCTGCTCCAATTGATTTGCAAAACTCTGTGATTACCTGACAAACACCAACACACATTCACATCACTTTCAAGATCAACAAGTACTCATATTGGTTAAGTTGGGTTAAGTTCGATTGTTCGGGATTTGAAATTCAGTATCGTTCTCTTTTTTTGGAGGTTGTTTAATCATATCTACAGGAAGGTCCTGAGATTCActcgaaaaagaagaaaggaaagagaggaggaggatgaGTGTGATCTCATGACCTCGAGATAGTTTCGCGCCATGGTGTGAAGCCTAGtggagccatgccctaaacttagtcgtgccaatagattggtaatcCTTAAATGTCTAGGGTCTAGCCTCCTCGAAtacatagtaaaaaatgacttaagactccaaaggagtcgagcctcgattaacaGGAGGtggtactttgttcgaggggaggtgttggatgatgaaagtcccacatcggctaatttagggaatgatcatgggtttataatcaaggaatactctctccattggtgtgagacctttcggggaaacccaaagcaaaaccatgagagcttatgctcaaagtggacaatatcatactatggagagtcatgtttatctaacatggtatcaacgTCAAAACAAGTAAAGAGAGACCTCCTCGTGAGGACTAGAAAGATTCCGGTGCACAAGGTAATGAGCCTAACTATTTGTATAATGTTTAAAAGAGTTTAGTCCATGGGAATTCGACCACAAGgttaaaatgagaaaagagagaTCAATGAATGAGGACTAGAAAGATTCCCATGCACGAGCCAATGAGCCTAACAATTTATACAATGTTCAAGAGTCAGTTGAAGGTGACGACGTTGCAAGTTCTTTTGAAGTTCTAAAGAATTTCTTACAGTAGTTTTGAAACGATCTTCAAATGCatagcttttctttttcttcgtGTAGTTTTGAAACAATCCTCAAATGCATAGCTTATTCTTCGAATTCGGGTTTGGGGATATGAAGTTCcaactttgatgaaggaataTATATTGAGTTTTACTAAAATTAGAGTAATATAGCATAGTGTTTAGTATATGAATTTTATGGCCCAACAAATGATTTCTAAACAAGCAAATTGAGATCAATGGGGAAAACAATGAATAACGAATACCTGTGAATGTAAGGCAATTGCTTTGCCCCTAAACTGATTGAAGCGCTTCTTGCCGATGATATTCCGAGTAACCACAACCAACGGCGCAAAAACCCCTTTCCCTTCATTCACGTTCTTCATCATCGGCCGGAACCTGACCGCCTTCCCCCCTCCCACTTGCACCGCGGCCGGCCTCGCCGCCAGCAGCGCGTAATCCTCTCCGGCCACTGAAGACCCCCATCCTCCAATGAAAGAAGACGAACAGCACAATCCAGTCGCAGAGATCGAAGTCGCCGCCATGGAAACAGCTTCTtccgcttcttcttcttcttcctcaggTAACAGGTACGGTTCCAACTCCTTCTCCCTCTCAGTGCCTCTTTGCTTGATATTTGGATGTGAAATGGAGGCGAAATGTGGGTGAGGGAAATTGGGGATCGAGAGAGGGGTTATGAGCCACACACTTGGCTAGGGTTTTGGCGTTTTGTTTCAAAAGCAGAGTTGTGAATCCAATTGAATGGAATTGTTCATGCGATTGCTTCCTATGGTCCATAATTACGGGAGAATATGAGCTTGTTGAATTAAATTGGAAAGGGGCCCTGTCTGCTAGCTTATCTCTTCACCGTGGCTCCATCTCCGCCGTGAAGAAGACTAGACGACGACCCCATTTGAGATTCATACCTTAGCatagttttaatattaataacatcATGTCACATAAATCCCTTGATCCCTCCCCATTTGACCGAGGATTCACCATCATGTTTAATGTTCCTTGTCTTtcatattatattcttttaaaagatGATTTTTAGTAacaatttagtattttttatttcataataattgAGTCATTATGGTTTAAATTCTGAAATAGTTTAATAATCTAGTGATTATAGTATGTTGTTATTGATGAAatctcattaaattttaattaagatcTACAAAGACtaaattgaaagattaaatgtttgatttaatttaatctattttttcatTAGCAGGCTTCTTACTAAGCCCTTGTCAATGGCGTCACTAGCAACCCACCTCTCTGCCTCCCTCATCCTCGTCCCCATCGGCGTTCGTCGGCTCCTCGGTTCTTCCTCCATTTACCTCAACAACCCATCTCTTTACCGATCAAAAATCTGGTACTTATCCGAACCCAAATGGAAGAATTTCGACTTATAttccctcctcctcctcctccccatCGCCGCCTTCTCcgaaattttccttttcatcgCGTTTTCCGGTAACCCTACCTACAGATTCGCATTTTTCCAGCAATCAGTcgccattttcttcttctgggCGCTTGCGATTCTCATCATTTTGCGGGAAAATCTCGACCCTCTTCTTGTAAGTGAGAGTTTCATCTTCGTTTTCGCCGGAGTTGCGTTTCTTGTTGAGTATTCCGTGATTGGTAAGGGGATTACTGGTCTTGGTGGTGATTTGTATCACATTTCTGGAGGATTAACCCTTCTTTGCGCTTGCTCCTGCTTGTTTTTATCTATGAAACCGTCTGCATTTTTCGCTGAATTCCTACTTTCCTCTGGCTTAACGTTTAAGGGCACATGGCTGTTTCAAATTGGCTTGTCTTTGTATACCGATGCATTTGCTTTGAAGGGTTGTCGTGCAATGTTGGTGTTGCCTGCTACTGGTGACGCTTTTGTACAATGTGATCTTGAGGAAGATGGTCTGAGGGGTATTGCTTTGATGAATCTAATATTCATTGGCCATGttgttttagttttgataTTGGGTTTAGGTTTGATTGGCTTGTTGTCCAGCAACAGGAATTTCAGGATCGGCCAGGGAAGTGGCCCATTGTTGGCTGAGCTTGGACAGGAGACTGTGTTGATTCGCTCAGCTCCTGAGCTTGAAATGGAGTGAAGGTGTAGCTACACCTTCTTGACGGTATTCTTCATATCATTATGTCATTATGTTGAAGAACGAATGATTTGTTCACTCATGCTTTAGGCCACAGTAAATGTTTGTAagtttctctgttttttaatcttctttttgAAGTATTGATCAATAGAGAATTTAATAGATTAGTTTACCTCGTAGTTCATTATGTCCACTAGCTTCTCATCTTGTTCTTGCTACTTTTTGTCCGaataaaattgtgagatcttacattggttgaagagggatACGAAGCATTCCTCATAAGGGTATGCAAAAACTCTCCATAAcaaacgtattttaaaaccttgagggaaatcccaaagacGGTGTAGCCAgtcaccggacggtgtgccaatgaggacgttggcccctaaggagggtagattgtgagatcccacgttgattggagaggggaatgaaatattccttataagaatgcagaaacctctccataacagatgttttaaaaccttgaggggaagcccaaagaagacaatatctgctagtggtaggcttgggttgttgttacaaatggtatcagagtcagtcaccgaaacgatgtgccagcgaggacgttgggcccccaagaagggtggattgtgagatcccacattggttgggaacaaaattccttataagaggaatacacattttaaaattttgaggggaagttcgaaagggaaagtccaaaaaagacaatatctgttagtagtgagcttgggcGGTTACTGTACTACTTATCTCTCTATCTCTAAAACCTGCCATTCATCTCCATCAGGCACAAGTAACCAATCGTAATATCGATTTCGGCTGTGCCTAGTTAGGGTGTCTGCTATGCAGGATTATGGTTTTGGCTGCAGTTTAGAATGAAGAAAGTCTTCATCTGTCTATCTGCATAACAGTGGCATCCATTGGATAGCACAATTGTTTCTGCTGTGTTACTTTTGTTTCTAAATCATCTGTCTATCTATATGTTGCGAGGAACATTAAGGTGTTCCTCAGTATCTGtgttcataaatttgaatctaaagGGTTTGTTTACTTTGTCATGTGGACCAGACTTCCTTTAGTAGCTCCTTATCACTGGGGTAGGGGCTAACTCAATATGTTCGCCTTAGAATTTGTATCATTCATTGCCATGTTGCTATGTCGTGGAATATCGCGGAATATTCCATCTCAGTTTTTGCGTTCCAAAGAAATAGTTCTTTAGCCTCGTAACCCGTGCTTGGGATGACTTTAGGCTCGATATATTTCCTTTGGCTACACACTACGAATGCAAAGTAGCGAATAAGGATCCTAGTGTCAACCCATTTTTTCTGATTCATCCATAAAAAGGATTCATTTCTTTAGAGGTAGAACCAATTTAGTATGTTCTAGGAGGAAacttgtaacaactcaagtccatcggtagtatatattgtcttcgttgggttttttcttcgaggttttaaaacacgtctactagggagaggtttcctcatccttataaagaatgtttcattcccttctccaaccaatgtgagatctcaaaatctacccccttaggggccagTTTTCTGGTCACCGCTCGAtttctggctctgataccatttgtaatagtccaagtccactgctagcaaatattgtcattttttgggttttctgttccggactttccctcaaggttttaaaatgcggttactagagagaagtttccacactcttgtaaggaGTGCTTCGTTCCCCCTCCAACCcctccaactaacgtgggatctcacaaaatttGACTCAAGCTTATTTTTGTATCCAAAGTTTGCATCTCTCATTTCATCCAAATAGGTTGATAGTTCGATTTGAGCACATGTTGTGATTGCTACCGTACGAAATTATAGTCTTGAAATGCTTCTTGAATTCGATGTTCGAGGAGATATGGGGATAGCTTTAACTGTGATGGACCGTTCATCGACATTGCTTTCAATGCTTACAAAACCGAAACGAGCAAGAAAACACTCCATTTAGTACGTGCAGAAGCTCAGGAATGGTCCAGTTACAAAGCCAGACAAGAAGGGAAAGGAAATGCTTGGCCCCAGAGTAGTTTGAATAAGGTAAGAATAACGTTGGCGCTTTGTAATGAAAGCAGGGCCAAGCATGTGGGTGCCTACACAgttttattctctctttttcttttttcaaattttaagtgtctttttgtctttttagttctcattttcttctcattcaTACACCTTTTCTCCTATTTTTTACGATCGTGTGTTCATAAGACTCGAGAACCTGACAGGTTCagacaactcaacccaaatcataaatataGGGTAAGGTTAGATGTTTTTTGGTTCGGTTGAATTTTTGGTAAACTGTAAATTTGGGTCAACTCGATCGACTTGAAAATAGGATTAGGATACGGccctacttttaagattattatgaaaatttagaacatttaacaattataattgatgtaaaattgtattatagataagtattaaaaaaacaatcctACACAActcaactcgaaaataaaaagtaggttgggttgggttaggttatgAACTCGGTTCAGGTTGCTCAAATCACCAACCCaatcaatccaaaattttgggttattctaaaagattttttttaactcacaTCGTGTAAACCCCCCTTAATAATAGCAAAGGGTGATTTTCGAACTTTAACTTTCAAGTTGTtaatatgatataattataCGACAATATATGATCATGCACATAAATAGATCATATTTGAAGATATTCACCATACGTAGTCACCACGTGTATTAACAAATATGGTATGGCATAAAAAATTCgcaaaagttaaaattagtAACGGACAAAAAATCTATCTCgcaaaagttaaaattagtAACGGACGattaaaatactaaatgactaaaatgatTTATCGtatcaaaaagtaaaaatactttatttccTTAATACGACATTATACGAATTaatcaatcattttttaatgagTCGAAAGATAAAGAACTAGATACcttttttttggtataatATTCGAAAGaatattatgaaaatgaaattcaaagaagaaatttaccatttttttaaaatagaatattaaatgaaaaaatatatatacatataaataaataattggcCACCAATATTGAGACACATTAGATTTCATTCCAACACCATTGGTATTCACTCTCGTGCAGATCACGTGACTACCAAACCAATCCTGACCGTTAATTGAAGTTTCTTGCATTGAAACAAACCAATCTTGAGCGTTGAAATGGCATACCGTCCACTCTCTCAAACCCTACTCCTACAGAGAAAAGCACTCTTTTCATTACCATCAGATTCACCAAagctctttctctctcctcattcctctctctctcctctctttgTTCTTCCTTGAAGCCCCCAGTCGGCTACAAACCCTCTTCTCTCTCCATTTCCCCCCTCCGAAATCCTTTCCCCATAACCCACAAAacgaatttcaattttcagacCGAAGCTGAGGAACAACACCCGAATCGATTTCTCCATTCATTTGGGTATCTCGTGAAAACCAGGGAAAGGGGCAATGGATTCGGATCAGGGGAAGCTTTTCATTGGTGGAATTTCATGGGAAACCTCCGAGGATAAGCTTAAGGACTACTTCAGCAACTATGGTGAAGTGATGCATACGGTGGTGATGAGGGATAAGATCACTAGCAGACCTAGAGGGTTTGGGTTCGTCGTTTTCTCAGATCCCTCTGTTCTCGATCGAGTTCTTCAGGATAAGCACACCATCGATGGTAAAACGGTGCGTCAGAATCcctttcttttactttcttctttccatatTTGGAGTTTTGGCCTTTTTTATTTCTGATTTGGCCATTTTTTACGATGATTCTGGTTGGTGCATTGTTTTGTTCATCAGGCGAGGGATTGACAAAAGGGTTGGAGTTGTTctgtaatttcatttcaacGTAGTTTATGTTTCCAATATGATCTTGAAACATCAGAAATGGGTTGCTGTGAATCTGTGGAGTTTATACTTTAATCTTCTGTAGTCATATTTGTTTAGTTACATTTTAGCatttgtatttatattattttataggtTGAGGCCAAGAGGGCCTTATCACGGGAAGAACAGCAGAC is part of the Cucurbita pepo subsp. pepo cultivar mu-cu-16 chromosome LG12, ASM280686v2, whole genome shotgun sequence genome and harbors:
- the LOC111806763 gene encoding protein PROTON GRADIENT REGULATION 5, chloroplastic-like, with translation MAATSISATGLCCSSSFIGGWGSSVAGEDYALLAARPAAVQVGGGKAVRFRPMMKNVNEGKGVFAPLVVVTRNIIGKKRFNQFRGKAIALHSQVITEFCKSIGADGKQRQGLIRLAKKNGERLGFLA
- the LOC111806759 gene encoding uncharacterized protein LOC111806759 translates to METASSASSSSSSGNRLLTKPLSMASLATHLSASLILVPIGVRRLLGSSSIYLNNPSLYRSKIWYLSEPKWKNFDLYSLLLLLPIAAFSEIFLFIAFSGNPTYRFAFFQQSVAIFFFWALAILIILRENLDPLLVSESFIFVFAGVAFLVEYSVIGKGITGLGGDLYHISGGLTLLCACSCLFLSMKPSAFFAEFLLSSGLTFKGTWLFQIGLSLYTDAFALKGCRAMLVLPATGDAFVQCDLEEDGLRGIALMNLIFIGHVVLVLILGLGLIGLLSSNRNFRIGQGSGPLLAELGQETVLIRSAPELEME